In Selenomonas sp. TAMA-11512, a genomic segment contains:
- a CDS encoding CTP synthase, translating to MAKYIFVTGGVVSSLGKGITAASLGRLLKSRGIKVTIQKFDPYLNIDPGTMSPYQHGEVFVTDDGAETDLDLGHYERFIDISLTKNSNITAGKVYNNVLTKERRGDYLGKTVQVIPHVTNEIKKKVYDVAASDGADVVITEIGGTVGDIESLPFLEAIRQVKKEVGRYDALYIHVTLIPYIAAAGELKTKPTQHSVKELRNIGIQPDILVCRAEQEISDEMKEKIALFCDVDEDAVIENRTAPTIYEVPLMMQKEGLDKIVLEKLHMDYSPADMESWEQMVHKIKHPSKKVRIAVVGKYVELPDAYMSITEALHHAGIDNDVDIKIKWINAEEIDEETDLDDLFSGCRGILIPGGFGDRGIEGKISAIRYARVNRIPFFGICLGMQCAVIEFARSVLGYADAASTEISPETTHPVIDLMRSQVDVEDKGGTMRLGAYPCKLRENTLTKEAYGEELIQERHRHRWEFNNKYRGEMEASGLVIAGTLPDDSLVEIVELKDHPWYIGVQFHPELKSRPNHPHPLFCGFVKAALSLK from the coding sequence CGGCAAAGGAATCACGGCGGCATCCCTCGGTCGTCTTCTGAAGAGCCGCGGCATCAAGGTCACGATTCAGAAATTCGACCCCTACCTGAACATCGACCCGGGGACGATGAGCCCCTATCAGCACGGTGAGGTCTTTGTCACGGACGACGGGGCGGAGACGGATCTCGATCTCGGACACTACGAGCGCTTCATCGATATCAGCCTCACGAAGAATTCCAACATTACGGCCGGTAAGGTCTACAACAACGTCCTGACAAAGGAGCGCCGCGGCGATTACCTCGGCAAGACCGTGCAGGTCATCCCGCACGTCACGAACGAAATCAAGAAAAAAGTCTACGATGTCGCCGCCTCCGACGGGGCGGATGTCGTGATTACCGAGATCGGCGGTACGGTCGGCGATATTGAGAGCCTGCCTTTCCTCGAGGCAATCCGCCAGGTCAAGAAGGAAGTCGGCCGCTACGACGCGCTCTACATCCATGTGACCCTCATCCCCTACATAGCCGCTGCCGGTGAGCTCAAGACGAAGCCCACGCAGCACAGCGTCAAGGAGCTCCGCAACATCGGCATACAGCCGGACATCCTCGTCTGCCGCGCGGAGCAGGAGATCTCCGACGAGATGAAAGAGAAGATCGCGCTCTTCTGCGACGTCGATGAAGATGCCGTGATCGAGAACCGCACGGCGCCGACCATCTACGAAGTCCCTCTGATGATGCAGAAAGAGGGGCTGGATAAAATCGTCCTTGAAAAGCTCCACATGGATTACAGTCCCGCGGACATGGAATCCTGGGAGCAGATGGTGCACAAGATCAAGCATCCGTCCAAGAAGGTCAGAATTGCCGTCGTCGGCAAGTACGTCGAACTGCCGGATGCCTATATGTCGATTACCGAGGCGCTCCATCACGCGGGCATTGACAATGATGTCGACATCAAGATCAAGTGGATCAACGCGGAGGAAATCGATGAGGAAACCGATCTGGACGATCTCTTCTCCGGCTGCAGGGGGATACTCATCCCCGGCGGATTTGGCGACCGCGGCATCGAGGGGAAGATTTCGGCGATCCGCTATGCGCGTGTCAACAGGATTCCGTTCTTCGGCATCTGCCTCGGCATGCAGTGCGCCGTGATTGAGTTCGCACGCAGTGTGCTCGGCTATGCCGATGCCGCGAGCACGGAAATCAGCCCGGAGACGACTCATCCCGTCATCGATCTCATGCGCTCGCAGGTCGACGTCGAGGACAAGGGCGGTACGATGCGTCTGGGAGCTTACCCGTGTAAGCTGCGCGAAAATACCCTGACAAAGGAAGCCTACGGCGAAGAGCTCATCCAAGAGCGCCATCGCCATCGTTGGGAGTTCAACAACAAGTATCGCGGGGAGATGGAGGCGTCCGGCCTCGTCATCGCCGGAACGCTTCCTGATGACAGCCTTGTCGAGATCGTCGAGCTCAAGGATCATCCCTGGTATATCGGCGTGCAGTTCCATCCGGAGCTGAAGTCGCGCCCCAATCATCCGCATCCGCTCTTCTGCGGCTTTGTCAAAGCGGCATTGTCGCTGAAGTAG